TGTATCACGCCTTGTGCCAGCTCCTCCATTGCACCGTACATCGCTGCGAACATGAGCCGAGCGGGCATGCCCTGATCGTTCACATGGGCGGTGAATATCTCCAGGAATGCATCCACCATGAAATGCCGTATACGGATTTTGAGGTCGCTGTATTCCGGATAGGCGGCCAACGCCGCAATCACCCGCTCATAGACAGGGCCGCAATTGCAGGCACATTCGATGAATGCGTTTGCCACAACATGCGCGGTTTCGTGCAACGACAGTGCCTTTTCCCCAAGGCTGCCTCGCAGGCCGGCGACGAATCGCTTGTCGTACTGCTGGTAAAGCTCGACCAACAGCCCTTCACGCGTGGAAAAGTGCTCATACGTCACCGGCTTGCTCACGCCCGCCTGTTGGGCGAGCGTGATAAGCGTCAGGGCATCAGTGCCTTGATCCCTGACGATGCCCTCTGCGATCGCCAGTAACTGATCACGGCGATCAGCCTTGGACATCCGACTAGCCATTCACTCTCCTTGGTCAATCACTGCACCGACAGCGGCAGTCCGAATATGTGGTCAAACGCCCAGTTGTAGAGCACCTCAGCACGAAGGCATCGCACACAGAACGCCCCATAGGTCAGCCTGCGTTTCCAGCTTTGCATTTTCGTATTTTCCGTAATCGCTTGAAATCACTCTGTTGGGCAAAAGGCCCTGATCTGATTCAGGCGCACGAGGCGGACAGTACGTGCACATACCGGTACGCAGACGAAAAGGATTGAGGGACATGGCAATTGCGCATCTTGCTTCCTACGCGGGGAGGTAGAAATGACTTTTGATGGCCTACCATTGGTAGGAAACCTACCTCAACCCTCCGAACATGGAAAGCAAAACTGTCGCAGAACGGGTAGAGCCGGGGGGCTCCTCATTCTGCGACAGTCTTTGCCGACAGTTTTAAATCTTGAAAGTCGTGAAATTGGAATTAGAGAATTAAAGCTGTCGCAGAGCCTCCCGAATTTCGCGGTCTGCAGCCTAATGCGGAGGAAACGCAAAACTGTCGCGACTGCCTAAAACGCGGGCCCAGACGGAGATCCTATGGAATTAAAACTGTCGCAGCCAGAAATGACGGGGCTTCCAGGTACATTTGGTAGCTTGAACGGCTGGCGCCGCCAGTTGACCTGTGGTTATCAAACCTACGAGGGATGACTGTCGACCTGAAAACGCTTGGAAGCACTATTTCAATTATTCGTCGACGGCATGCCGGTGCTGCACTGGCGCCGGGATCACTTGCACCTGCCCATGCTCGACACCTCGCTCTACCATCAACTGACGAGACAGCTCACAGACGGGCCCACTTGGGCCCTGGAGCACCGAGACTTCTAGGCAATGACCCGCATCGAGATGCACGTGCAGCGTCGAGCGGGTTAGGTCATGGTGGGCATGTAAGGTCTGGTTCAGACGCTTGGGCAGCTCACGCGTGTTGTGGTCATACAGGTAGCTGACCACCGCCACGCACGGGGCATCTTCGGGCAAGGCCTCGGCCTCGCGTATGCCGCCGCGCAGCAAATCGCGAATTGCCTCCGAGCGCCCCTGATAGCCCTGCGTTTCCACCCGCCGATCGATGAGATCCAGCAGCTCTTCGTCCAGCGTGATGGTGA
The Pseudomonas sp. KU43P genome window above contains:
- a CDS encoding TetR/AcrR family transcriptional regulator is translated as MSKADRRDQLLAIAEGIVRDQGTDALTLITLAQQAGVSKPVTYEHFSTREGLLVELYQQYDKRFVAGLRGSLGEKALSLHETAHVVANAFIECACNCGPVYERVIAALAAYPEYSDLKIRIRHFMVDAFLEIFTAHVNDQGMPARLMFAAMYGAMEELAQGVIHQEFDRQEAVACSTRLLEFSMAPQPG
- the nikR gene encoding nickel-responsive transcriptional regulator NikR, with the translated sequence MQRITITLDEELLDLIDRRVETQGYQGRSEAIRDLLRGGIREAEALPEDAPCVAVVSYLYDHNTRELPKRLNQTLHAHHDLTRSTLHVHLDAGHCLEVSVLQGPSGPVCELSRQLMVERGVEHGQVQVIPAPVQHRHAVDE